Proteins encoded by one window of Lathyrus oleraceus cultivar Zhongwan6 chromosome 1, CAAS_Psat_ZW6_1.0, whole genome shotgun sequence:
- the LOC127120255 gene encoding transmembrane ascorbate ferrireductase 2, producing MATPPVVRFPIFATVRAIGVLIILLLLTWVLHFRGGLALFSDNKDLIFNVHPVLMVIGLVLINGEGMLAYKTVSGTKNFKKTVHLALQFLALGLSIIGLWAAWKFHNDKGIDNFYSLHSWLGLACLLLFFIQLAAGFATFWYPGGSRNSRVALMPWHVFFGTYIYALAIATTTTGLLEKATFLQTNNVISRYSNEAILVNVLGILIVALGGFVILGLVTPTFNKADVLRGNE from the exons ATGGCGACTCCACCGGTGGTCAGATTTCCGATCTTCGCAACGGTTAGAGCGATTGGAGTTCTCATCATTCTGTTACTCTTAACGTGGGTTCTTCATTTCAGGGGAGGTCTCGCTCTCTTTTCCGATAACAAAGATCTCATCTTCAAT GTTCATCCGGTGTTGATGGTGATTGGGCTTGTTCTAATCAATGGTGAAG GGATGCTTGCCTACAAGACAGTATCCGGAACTAAAAACTTCAAAAAAACAGTTCATCTGGCATTACAGTTTCTTGCTCTCGGTTTGAGCATAATTGGTCTCTGGGCTGCTTGGAAGTTTCACAATGACAAGGGCATTGACAATTTCTACAGCCTGCATTCATGGTTAGGCCTTGCATGCCTTCTCCTCTTCTTCATCCAG TTGGCTGCTGGATTTGCAACATTTTGGTATCCAGGAGGGTCAAGAAACAGTAGAGTTGCACTAATGCCGTGGCATGTATTCTTTGGTACCTATATCTATGCTTTGGCTATAGCTACAACAACTACTGGTCTTTTAGAAAAGGCTACATTCCTTCAAACCAACAACGTCATATCGCGATATTCCAATGAAGCAATTCTGGTCAATGTCTTAGGCATTTTGATTGTTGCTTTAGGTGGCTTTGTTATTCTTGGTCTCGTTACGCCGACTTTTAATAAAGCTGATGTTTTAAGAGGAAATGAATAA
- the LOC127120266 gene encoding uncharacterized protein LOC127120266: MDPPRRAPRTIIDPVPKFRQVGFFAPGAPPDRSLSGPPDPTHPSHPIADTSASLSPVMIPPPRHLSDNLTLHARSAAVPRRAESITVGGSNSDAPVSPAPSSSYSSRVVVGGDRGFFDGKGNDAGKVVASSFPRGGFDLTALKGNGAVVPASGLTTVSVVNDSLGIGIPEKEKASKGGGSAGEMKDQSTNSKQEKPKPTKAERRALQEAQRAAKAAAKGEGNKASATATSVNAKPAKAVKPAQKADNASVAATEKKGSDFPHEKDRKKDAPQPRLQYDDKSRVEKAKRRSIVKHTEARNRVELFRHLPQYEHGSQLPDLEAKFFDLYPVHPAVYKVGLQYISGDISGGNDRCIAMLQAFQEAIKDYKVPPEKSLGRDLTAKIGSYVSFLIECRPLSISMGNAIRFLKSQIAKLPLTLSESEAKTSLQSDIERFINEKIILANKVIVKHAVTKIRDGDVLLTYGSSLAVEMILLHAHELGKQFRVVIVDSRPKLRGQQLLRRLVEKGLNCTYTHINAVSYIMHEVSRVFLGAESILSNGTVYSRVGTASVAMVAHASRVPVIVCCEAYKFHERVQLDSICSNELGDPDAISSVQGRVDVNHLDGWSDIENLQLLNLIYDAMPSDYVSMIVTDYGMVPPTSVPVIVREYGREQVWI; this comes from the exons ATGGATCCTCCACGCCGAGCACCACGCACAATAATCGACCCCGTCCCTAAATTCCGTCAAGTCGGTTTCTTCGCTCCCGGAGCCCCACCCGATCGCTCTCTCTCGGGTCCACCCGACCCGACTCACCCTTCTCACCCTATCGCCGATACATCCGCTTCGCTTTCACCTGTTATGATCCCTCCGCCGCGTCATCTTTCTGATAACCTAACTCTTCACGCTCGTTCCGCCGCGGTACCTCGCCGTGCTGAGTCGATTACTGTTGGTGGAAGTAACTCTGATGCTCCTGTTTCGCCGGCGCCATCGTCTTCGTATTCGAGTAGGGTTGTTGTAGGTGGTGACAGAGGGTTTTTTGATGGGAAGGGGAATGATGCTGGGAAGGTTGTGGCGTCTTCGTTTCCGAGAGGTGGATTTGATTTGACGGCTTTGAAGGGGAATGGTGCTGTTGTTCCGGCGAGTGGGTTGACTACTGTTTCTGTTGTTAATGATTCGCTTGGGATTGGGATTCCTG AAAAAGAAAAAGCAAGCAAAGGAGGAGGATCAGCTGGGGAAATGAAAGACCAATCTACTAATTCAAAACAGGAGAAACCAAAACCCACAAAAGCTGAAAGACGTGCACTTCAAGAAGCTCAACGAGCTGCAAAGGCTGCTGCAAAAG GCGAAGGAAATAAGGCCTCTGCAACTGCTACATCGGTGAATGCAAAACCTGCTAAAGCAGTAAAGCCTGCACAGAAAGCTGATAATGCATCAGTTGCAGCCACTGAGAAGAAGGGGAGTGATTTCCCCCATGAAAAGGATAGAAAGAAAGATGCCCCTCAACCACGCTTGCAGTATGATGACAAGAGCCGGGTGGAGAAAGCTAAACGTCGTTCTATAGTGAAACACACTGAGGCTAGGAACAGAGTTGAGTTGTTCAGGCACTTACCACAATATGAACATGGGAGTCAGCTTCCAGATCTTGAGGCAAAGTTTTTCGATCTTTATCCTGTGCACCCTGCTGTTTATAAG GTGGGTTTGCAGTACATATCTGGAGATATATCTGGTGGCAATGATCGTTGTATTGCAATGCTCCAAGCATTTCAAGAGGCCATCAAAGACTACAAGGTTCCACCTGAGAAGAGTCTCGGGAGAGATTTGACAGCAAAAATTGGTAGTTATGTATCATTTCTTATTGAGTGCCGGCCTCTGTCAATCAGCATGGGAAATGCAATTAGATTTCTCAAGAGTCAGATAGCCAAGCTACCTTTAACCTTGTCTGAGTCAGAAGCAAAAACTTCTCTCCAGTCAGATATTGAGCGTTTTATAAATGAGAAGATCATACTTGCCAACAAGGTGATAGTCAAGCATGCTGTCACCAAAATAAGAGATGGGGATGTTCTTCTAACATACGGGTCATCATTGGCAGTTGAAATGATTCTTTTGCATGCACACGAATTAGGAAAACAATTTCGTGTTGTGATAGTTGACTCTCGTCCAAAGCTTAGAGGCCAACAGTTACTCCGCAGGCTTGTGGAGAAAGGTCTTAACTGTACATACACTCATATAAATGCTGTTTCCTACATTATGCATGAAGTTAGTCGAGTTTTTCTGGGTGCTGAATCAATATTGTCTAATGGAACGGTATATTCAAGAGTGGGGACTGCAAGTGTCGCAATGGTTGCTCATGCATCCCGTGTACCAGTCATAGTATGTTGTGAGGCCTATAAATTTCATGAAAGGGTACAGCTGGACTCGATTTGCTCGAATGAACTTG GTGATCCAGATGCCATTTCAAGTGTTCAAGGTAGAGTGGATGTCAACCACTTGGATGGTTGGTCCGATATTGAAAATCTGCAACTTCTAAATCTGAT TTATGATGCAATGCCTTCAGATTACGTTTCAATGATAGTCACAGATTATGGAATG GTCCCCCCCACAAGTGTACCTGTAATTGTAAGAGAATATGGGAGAGAACAGGTCTGGATATAA
- the LOC127094462 gene encoding uncharacterized mitochondrial protein AtMg00810-like gives MKHYNVVITPTEPRLQLSKNEDEQDVDPTQYRSLIGSLRYLCNTRLDLSFSVGIVSRFMGRPNVSHLEAVKRIIIYVKDSIGCGILFPAADTDRKCNFPGFIDSNWCRDKHDRKFIARYIFMLGGTPIS, from the coding sequence atgaAGCATTATAATGTTGTCATTACTCCGACTGAACCAAGGCTACAGTTATCGAAGAATGAGGATGAACAAGATGTTGATCCAACTCAATATAGGAGTTTGATTGGATCCTTGCGTTATTTGTGCAATACGCGACTAGACTTATCATTTAGTGTTGGTATTGTGAGTAGATTCATGGGGAGACCAAATGTGTCTCACTTGGAAGCAGTCAAGAGGATCATAATATATGTCAAAGATTCTATTGGCTGTGGAATTCTCTTTCCCGCAGCGGATACAGATAGAAAATGCAATTTTCCCGGTTTTATAGATTCCAATTGGTGCCGAGATAAACATGATCGGAAGTTTATAGCTAGATACATCTTTATGTTAGGTGGAACACCAATCTCGTGA